The following proteins come from a genomic window of Castor canadensis chromosome 17, mCasCan1.hap1v2, whole genome shotgun sequence:
- the Rhbdf1 gene encoding inactive rhomboid protein 1 isoform X3 yields MSEARRDSTSSLQRKKPPWLKLDIPAVVPPATEEPSFLQPLRRQAFLRSVSMPAETVRVPSPHHEPRRPVLQRQTSITQTIRRGTADWFGVSKDSDSTQKWQRKSIRHCSQRYGKLKPQVIRELDLPSQDNVSLTSTETPPPLYVGPCQLGMQKIIDPLARGRAFRMADDTADGLSAPHTPITPGAASLCSFSSSRSGFNRLPRRRKRESVAKMSFRAAAALVKGRSVRDGTLRRAQRRSFTPASFLEEDTVDFPDELDTSFFAREGVLHEELSTYPDEVFESPSEAALKDWEKAPEQADLTGGALDRTELERSHLMLPLERGWRKQKEGGKLAPQPKVRLRQEVVSTAGSRRGQRIAVPVRKLFAREKRPYGLGMVGRLTNRTYRKRIDSYVKRQIEDMDDHRPFFTYWLTFVHSLVTILAVCIYGIAPVGFSQHETVDSVLRNRGVYENVKYVQQENFWIGPSSEALIHLGAKFSPCMRQDPQVHSFIHAAREREKHSACCVRNDRSGCVQTSEEECSSTLAVWVKWPIHPSAPDLAGHKRQFGSVCHQDPRVCDEPSSEDPHEWPEDITKWPICTKNSAGNHTNHPHMDCVITGRPCCIGTKGRCEITSREYCDFMRGYFHEEATLCSQVHCMDDVCGLLPFLNPEAPDQFYRLWLSLFLHAGILHCLVSVCFQMTVLRDLEKLAGWHRIAIIYLLSGVTGNLASAIFLPYRAES; encoded by the exons ATGAGTGAGGCCCGTAGGGATAGTACCAGCAGTCTGCAGCGTAAGAAACCACCCTGGCTAAAGCTGGACATCCCGGCTGTGGTGCCCCCGGCAACGGAGGAGCCCAGTTTCCTGCAG CCCCTGAGGCGCCAGGCTTTCCTGCGGAGTGTGAGTATGCCAGCTGAGACAGTGCGTGTCCCTTCCCCGCACCATGAGCCTCGGCGGCCTGTGCTGCAGCGCCAGACTTCCATCACACAGACCATCCGCAG GGGGACAGCTGACTGGTTTGGAGTGAGCAAGGACAGTGACAGCACCCAGAAGTGGCAGCGCAAAAGCATCCGTCACTGCAGCCAACGGTATGGGAAGCTGAAACCCCAGGTCATCCGGGAGCTGGACCTGCCCAGCCAGGACAATGTGTCACTGACCAGCACCGAGACACCGCCCCCACTGTATGTGGGGCCATGCCAACTGGGCATGCAGAAG ATCATAGACCCTCTGGCCCGAGGCCGGGCTTTCCGCATGGCCGATGACACTGCTGATGGGCTGAGCGCCCCGCACACTCCCATCACGCCAGGTGCTGCCTCCCTCTGCTCCTTCTCCAGCTCTCGCTCAGGTTTCAATCGGCTCCCTCGGCGACGCAAGCGCGAGTCTGTGGCCAAGATGAGCTTCCGGGCAGCTGCAGCACTAGTGAAG GGCCGCTCGGTTAGGGATGGCACATTGCGCCGGGCCCAGCGTCGGAGCTTCACTCCTGCCAGTTTCCTGGAGGAGGACACAGTGGACTTCCCTGATGAGCTGGACACGTCCTTCTTTGCCCGG GAAGGTGTCCTCCATGAAGAGCTGTCCACGTACCCAGATGAAGTGTTTGAGTCCCCTTCAGAGGCAGCACTCAAGGACTGGGAGAAAGCCCCAGAGCAGGCAGACCTCACTGGCGGGGCCCTGGACCGCACTGAGCTTGAACGAAGTCACTTGATGCT GCCCTTAGAGCGAGGCTGGCGGAAGCAGAAGGAGGGTGGCAAACTGGCCCCGCAGCCCAAGGTGCGGCTTCGACAGGAGGTGGTGAGCACCGCAGGGTCCAGGAGGGGCCAACGCATTGCTGTGCCTGTGCGCAAGCTCTTCGCCAGAGAGAAGCGGCCGTATGGCCTGGGCATGGTGGGCCGGCTCACCAACCGCACCTACCGCAAGCGCATCGACAGCTATGTCAAGCGCCAGATTGAGGACATGGACGACCATAG GCCCTTCTTCACCTACTGGCTCACCTTCGTGCACTCGCTGGTCACCATTCTAGCCGTGTGCATCTATGGCATCGCGCCCGTGGGCTTCTCGCAGCATGAGACAGTGGACTCG GTGCTGCGGAACCGTGGCGTCTACGAGAACGTCAAGTATGTGCAGCAAGAGAACTTCTGGATCGGCCCCAGCTCG GAGGCCCTCATTCACCTGGGCGCCAAGTTCTCGCCCTGCATGCGCCAGGACCCACAGGTGCACAGCTTCATCCACGCCGCACGTGAGCGGGAGAAGCACTCAGCCTGCTGCGTGCGCAACGACCGCTCCGGCTGTGTGCAGACCTCGGAGGAGGAGTGCTCG TCCACGCTGGCAGTGTGGGTGAAGTGGCCCATCCATCCCAGCGCCCCGGACCTTGCTGGTCACAAGAGGCAGTTCGGCTCTGTCTGCCACCAGGACCCCAG GGTGTGTGATGAGCCCTCCTCTGAGGACCCCCATGAATGGCCAGAAGACATCACCAAGTGGCCG ATTTGCACCAAAAACAGTGCTGGGAACCACACCAACCATCCTCACATGGACTGTGTCATAACAGGCCGGCCCTGCTGCATTGGCACCAAGGGCAG GTGTGAGATCACCTCTCGCGAGTACTGTGACTTCATGAGGGGCTACTTCCATGAGGAGGCCACACTGTGTTCTCAG GTGCACTGCATGGACGATGTATGTGGCCTCCTGCCTTTCCTCAACCCTGAGGCGCCTGACCAGTTCTACCGTCTGTGGCTGTCCCTCTtcctgcatgctgg GATCCTGCACTGCCTGGTGTCTGTCTGCTTCCAGATGACTGTTCTGCGGGACCTGGAGAAGCTGGCAGGCTGGCACCGCATAGCCATCATCTACCTGCTAAGTGGTGTCACTGGCAACCTGGCTAGTGCCATCTTCCTGCCATACCGGGCAGAG TCCTAG
- the Rhbdf1 gene encoding inactive rhomboid protein 1 isoform X1 has product MSEARRDSTSSLQRKKPPWLKLDIPAVVPPATEEPSFLQPLRRQAFLRSVSMPAETVRVPSPHHEPRRPVLQRQTSITQTIRRGTADWFGVSKDSDSTQKWQRKSIRHCSQRYGKLKPQVIRELDLPSQDNVSLTSTETPPPLYVGPCQLGMQKIIDPLARGRAFRMADDTADGLSAPHTPITPGAASLCSFSSSRSGFNRLPRRRKRESVAKMSFRAAAALVKGRSVRDGTLRRAQRRSFTPASFLEEDTVDFPDELDTSFFAREGVLHEELSTYPDEVFESPSEAALKDWEKAPEQADLTGGALDRTELERSHLMLPLERGWRKQKEGGKLAPQPKVRLRQEVVSTAGSRRGQRIAVPVRKLFAREKRPYGLGMVGRLTNRTYRKRIDSYVKRQIEDMDDHRPFFTYWLTFVHSLVTILAVCIYGIAPVGFSQHETVDSVLRNRGVYENVKYVQQENFWIGPSSEALIHLGAKFSPCMRQDPQVHSFIHAAREREKHSACCVRNDRSGCVQTSEEECSSTLAVWVKWPIHPSAPDLAGHKRQFGSVCHQDPRVCDEPSSEDPHEWPEDITKWPICTKNSAGNHTNHPHMDCVITGRPCCIGTKGRCEITSREYCDFMRGYFHEEATLCSQVHCMDDVCGLLPFLNPEAPDQFYRLWLSLFLHAGILHCLVSVCFQMTVLRDLEKLAGWHRIAIIYLLSGVTGNLASAIFLPYRAEVGPAGSQFGILACLFVELFQSWQILARPWRAFFKLLAVVLFLFAFGLLPWIDNFAHISGFISGLFLSFAFLPYISFGKFDLYRKRCQIIIFQAVFLGLLAGLVVLFYFYPVRCEWCEFLTCIPFTDKFCEKYELDAQLH; this is encoded by the exons ATGAGTGAGGCCCGTAGGGATAGTACCAGCAGTCTGCAGCGTAAGAAACCACCCTGGCTAAAGCTGGACATCCCGGCTGTGGTGCCCCCGGCAACGGAGGAGCCCAGTTTCCTGCAG CCCCTGAGGCGCCAGGCTTTCCTGCGGAGTGTGAGTATGCCAGCTGAGACAGTGCGTGTCCCTTCCCCGCACCATGAGCCTCGGCGGCCTGTGCTGCAGCGCCAGACTTCCATCACACAGACCATCCGCAG GGGGACAGCTGACTGGTTTGGAGTGAGCAAGGACAGTGACAGCACCCAGAAGTGGCAGCGCAAAAGCATCCGTCACTGCAGCCAACGGTATGGGAAGCTGAAACCCCAGGTCATCCGGGAGCTGGACCTGCCCAGCCAGGACAATGTGTCACTGACCAGCACCGAGACACCGCCCCCACTGTATGTGGGGCCATGCCAACTGGGCATGCAGAAG ATCATAGACCCTCTGGCCCGAGGCCGGGCTTTCCGCATGGCCGATGACACTGCTGATGGGCTGAGCGCCCCGCACACTCCCATCACGCCAGGTGCTGCCTCCCTCTGCTCCTTCTCCAGCTCTCGCTCAGGTTTCAATCGGCTCCCTCGGCGACGCAAGCGCGAGTCTGTGGCCAAGATGAGCTTCCGGGCAGCTGCAGCACTAGTGAAG GGCCGCTCGGTTAGGGATGGCACATTGCGCCGGGCCCAGCGTCGGAGCTTCACTCCTGCCAGTTTCCTGGAGGAGGACACAGTGGACTTCCCTGATGAGCTGGACACGTCCTTCTTTGCCCGG GAAGGTGTCCTCCATGAAGAGCTGTCCACGTACCCAGATGAAGTGTTTGAGTCCCCTTCAGAGGCAGCACTCAAGGACTGGGAGAAAGCCCCAGAGCAGGCAGACCTCACTGGCGGGGCCCTGGACCGCACTGAGCTTGAACGAAGTCACTTGATGCT GCCCTTAGAGCGAGGCTGGCGGAAGCAGAAGGAGGGTGGCAAACTGGCCCCGCAGCCCAAGGTGCGGCTTCGACAGGAGGTGGTGAGCACCGCAGGGTCCAGGAGGGGCCAACGCATTGCTGTGCCTGTGCGCAAGCTCTTCGCCAGAGAGAAGCGGCCGTATGGCCTGGGCATGGTGGGCCGGCTCACCAACCGCACCTACCGCAAGCGCATCGACAGCTATGTCAAGCGCCAGATTGAGGACATGGACGACCATAG GCCCTTCTTCACCTACTGGCTCACCTTCGTGCACTCGCTGGTCACCATTCTAGCCGTGTGCATCTATGGCATCGCGCCCGTGGGCTTCTCGCAGCATGAGACAGTGGACTCG GTGCTGCGGAACCGTGGCGTCTACGAGAACGTCAAGTATGTGCAGCAAGAGAACTTCTGGATCGGCCCCAGCTCG GAGGCCCTCATTCACCTGGGCGCCAAGTTCTCGCCCTGCATGCGCCAGGACCCACAGGTGCACAGCTTCATCCACGCCGCACGTGAGCGGGAGAAGCACTCAGCCTGCTGCGTGCGCAACGACCGCTCCGGCTGTGTGCAGACCTCGGAGGAGGAGTGCTCG TCCACGCTGGCAGTGTGGGTGAAGTGGCCCATCCATCCCAGCGCCCCGGACCTTGCTGGTCACAAGAGGCAGTTCGGCTCTGTCTGCCACCAGGACCCCAG GGTGTGTGATGAGCCCTCCTCTGAGGACCCCCATGAATGGCCAGAAGACATCACCAAGTGGCCG ATTTGCACCAAAAACAGTGCTGGGAACCACACCAACCATCCTCACATGGACTGTGTCATAACAGGCCGGCCCTGCTGCATTGGCACCAAGGGCAG GTGTGAGATCACCTCTCGCGAGTACTGTGACTTCATGAGGGGCTACTTCCATGAGGAGGCCACACTGTGTTCTCAG GTGCACTGCATGGACGATGTATGTGGCCTCCTGCCTTTCCTCAACCCTGAGGCGCCTGACCAGTTCTACCGTCTGTGGCTGTCCCTCTtcctgcatgctgg GATCCTGCACTGCCTGGTGTCTGTCTGCTTCCAGATGACTGTTCTGCGGGACCTGGAGAAGCTGGCAGGCTGGCACCGCATAGCCATCATCTACCTGCTAAGTGGTGTCACTGGCAACCTGGCTAGTGCCATCTTCCTGCCATACCGGGCAGAG GTGGGCCCGGCCGGCTCGCAGTTTGGCATCCTGGCTTGCCTCTTCGTGGAGCTCTTCCAGAGCTGGCAGATCCTGGCGCGACCCTGGCGTGCCTTCTTCAAGCTGCTGGCTGTGGTGCTCTTCCTCTTTGCCTTCGGGCTGCTGCCCTGGATCGACAACTTCGCCCACATCTCAGGCTTTATCAGtggcctcttcctttcctttgcctTCCTGCCCTACATCAGCTTCGGCAAGTTTGACCTGTACCGCAAGCGCTGCCAGATCATAATCTTCCAGGCAGTCTTCCTGGGCCTGCTGGCTGGCCTGGTAGTCCTCTTTTACTTCTACCCTGTCCGCTGTGAGTGGTGCGAGTTCCTTACTTGCATCCCCTTCACTGACAAGTTCTGTGAGAAGTACGAGCTAGACGCTCAGCTCCACTGA
- the Rhbdf1 gene encoding inactive rhomboid protein 1 isoform X2: MSEARRDSTSSLQRKKPPWLKLDIPAVVPPATEEPSFLQPLRRQAFLRSVSMPAETVRVPSPHHEPRRPVLQRQTSITQTIRRGTADWFGVSKDSDSTQKWQRKSIRHCSQRYGKLKPQVIRELDLPSQDNVSLTSTETPPPLYVGPCQLGMQKIIDPLARGRAFRMADDTADGLSAPHTPITPGAASLCSFSSSRSGFNRLPRRRKRESVAKMSFRAAAALVKGRSVRDGTLRRAQRRSFTPASFLEEDTVDFPDELDTSFFAREGVLHEELSTYPDEVFESPSEAALKDWEKAPEQADLTGGALDRTELERSHLMLPLERGWRKQKEGGKLAPQPKVRLRQEVVSTAGSRRGQRIAVPVRKLFAREKRPYGLGMVGRLTNRTYRKRIDSYVKRQIEDMDDHRPFFTYWLTFVHSLVTILAVCIYGIAPVGFSQHETVDSVLRNRGVYENVKYVQQENFWIGPSSEALIHLGAKFSPCMRQDPQVHSFIHAAREREKHSACCVRNDRSGCVQTSEEECSSTLAVWVKWPIHPSAPDLAGHKRQFGSVCHQDPRVCDEPSSEDPHEWPEDITKWPICTKNSAGNHTNHPHMDCVITGRPCCIGTKGRCEITSREYCDFMRGYFHEEATLCSQVHCMDDVCGLLPFLNPEAPDQFYRLWLSLFLHAGILHCLVSVCFQMTVLRDLEKLAGWHRIAIIYLLSGVTGNLASAIFLPYRAESRGAFLWLGPCPRIPGSEDRRAVGPALPWRDPPGTRPQPRSGAAPPLRPHRPPVPSADPQPQLPPGLLVAHGTQPALSSTLRMRVRTRRHCTHPRRGRPAIGSSRGWAAVVTNERARPPATGLAGRAQIACLLVN; the protein is encoded by the exons ATGAGTGAGGCCCGTAGGGATAGTACCAGCAGTCTGCAGCGTAAGAAACCACCCTGGCTAAAGCTGGACATCCCGGCTGTGGTGCCCCCGGCAACGGAGGAGCCCAGTTTCCTGCAG CCCCTGAGGCGCCAGGCTTTCCTGCGGAGTGTGAGTATGCCAGCTGAGACAGTGCGTGTCCCTTCCCCGCACCATGAGCCTCGGCGGCCTGTGCTGCAGCGCCAGACTTCCATCACACAGACCATCCGCAG GGGGACAGCTGACTGGTTTGGAGTGAGCAAGGACAGTGACAGCACCCAGAAGTGGCAGCGCAAAAGCATCCGTCACTGCAGCCAACGGTATGGGAAGCTGAAACCCCAGGTCATCCGGGAGCTGGACCTGCCCAGCCAGGACAATGTGTCACTGACCAGCACCGAGACACCGCCCCCACTGTATGTGGGGCCATGCCAACTGGGCATGCAGAAG ATCATAGACCCTCTGGCCCGAGGCCGGGCTTTCCGCATGGCCGATGACACTGCTGATGGGCTGAGCGCCCCGCACACTCCCATCACGCCAGGTGCTGCCTCCCTCTGCTCCTTCTCCAGCTCTCGCTCAGGTTTCAATCGGCTCCCTCGGCGACGCAAGCGCGAGTCTGTGGCCAAGATGAGCTTCCGGGCAGCTGCAGCACTAGTGAAG GGCCGCTCGGTTAGGGATGGCACATTGCGCCGGGCCCAGCGTCGGAGCTTCACTCCTGCCAGTTTCCTGGAGGAGGACACAGTGGACTTCCCTGATGAGCTGGACACGTCCTTCTTTGCCCGG GAAGGTGTCCTCCATGAAGAGCTGTCCACGTACCCAGATGAAGTGTTTGAGTCCCCTTCAGAGGCAGCACTCAAGGACTGGGAGAAAGCCCCAGAGCAGGCAGACCTCACTGGCGGGGCCCTGGACCGCACTGAGCTTGAACGAAGTCACTTGATGCT GCCCTTAGAGCGAGGCTGGCGGAAGCAGAAGGAGGGTGGCAAACTGGCCCCGCAGCCCAAGGTGCGGCTTCGACAGGAGGTGGTGAGCACCGCAGGGTCCAGGAGGGGCCAACGCATTGCTGTGCCTGTGCGCAAGCTCTTCGCCAGAGAGAAGCGGCCGTATGGCCTGGGCATGGTGGGCCGGCTCACCAACCGCACCTACCGCAAGCGCATCGACAGCTATGTCAAGCGCCAGATTGAGGACATGGACGACCATAG GCCCTTCTTCACCTACTGGCTCACCTTCGTGCACTCGCTGGTCACCATTCTAGCCGTGTGCATCTATGGCATCGCGCCCGTGGGCTTCTCGCAGCATGAGACAGTGGACTCG GTGCTGCGGAACCGTGGCGTCTACGAGAACGTCAAGTATGTGCAGCAAGAGAACTTCTGGATCGGCCCCAGCTCG GAGGCCCTCATTCACCTGGGCGCCAAGTTCTCGCCCTGCATGCGCCAGGACCCACAGGTGCACAGCTTCATCCACGCCGCACGTGAGCGGGAGAAGCACTCAGCCTGCTGCGTGCGCAACGACCGCTCCGGCTGTGTGCAGACCTCGGAGGAGGAGTGCTCG TCCACGCTGGCAGTGTGGGTGAAGTGGCCCATCCATCCCAGCGCCCCGGACCTTGCTGGTCACAAGAGGCAGTTCGGCTCTGTCTGCCACCAGGACCCCAG GGTGTGTGATGAGCCCTCCTCTGAGGACCCCCATGAATGGCCAGAAGACATCACCAAGTGGCCG ATTTGCACCAAAAACAGTGCTGGGAACCACACCAACCATCCTCACATGGACTGTGTCATAACAGGCCGGCCCTGCTGCATTGGCACCAAGGGCAG GTGTGAGATCACCTCTCGCGAGTACTGTGACTTCATGAGGGGCTACTTCCATGAGGAGGCCACACTGTGTTCTCAG GTGCACTGCATGGACGATGTATGTGGCCTCCTGCCTTTCCTCAACCCTGAGGCGCCTGACCAGTTCTACCGTCTGTGGCTGTCCCTCTtcctgcatgctgg GATCCTGCACTGCCTGGTGTCTGTCTGCTTCCAGATGACTGTTCTGCGGGACCTGGAGAAGCTGGCAGGCTGGCACCGCATAGCCATCATCTACCTGCTAAGTGGTGTCACTGGCAACCTGGCTAGTGCCATCTTCCTGCCATACCGGGCAGAG TCCAGAGGTGCTTTCCTCTGGCTGGGGCCCTGTCCGCGCATACCTGGATCGGAAGATCGCAGAGCAGTGGGTCCTGCACTACCATGGCGAGACCCTCCTGGAACACGTCCACAGCCTCGGAGTGGGGCAGCGCCTCCTCTTCGTCCTCATCGTCCTCCTGTGCCTTCAGCCGATCCacagcctcagcttcctccagGGCTGCTAGTCGCTCACGGAACTCAGCCAGCCCTTTCCTCCACGCTGAGAATGAGGGTGCGCACGCGCAGGCACTGCACCCACCCCCGGCGAGGCAGACCAGCCATTGGTTCGTCGAGGGGGTGGGCGGCCGTAGTGACCAATGAGCGTGCGAGACCGCCTGCCACAGGGCTGGCTGGGAGGGCGCAGATTGCATGTCTATTGGTAAACTAG
- the Snrnp25 gene encoding U11/U12 small nuclear ribonucleoprotein 25 kDa protein translates to MVVQDPLLCDLPIQVTLEEVNSQIALEYGQAMTVQVCKMDGEVMPVVVVQNATVLDLKKAIQRYVQLKQEREGGIQHISWSYVWRTYYLTSAGEKLTEDRKKLRDYGIRNRDEVSFIKKLRQK, encoded by the exons ATGGTAGTGCAGGACCCACTGCTCTGCGATCTTCCGATCCAG GTTACTTTGGAAGAGGTCAATTCCCAGATAGCACTGGAATATGGCCAAGCAATGACGGTCCAAGTGTGCAAGATGGATGGAGAAGTAATGC CTGTGGTCGTAGTACAGAACGCCACGGTCCTGGACCTGAAGAAGGCCATCCAGAGATATGTGCAGCTCAAGCAAGAGCGTGAAGGGGGCATCCAGCACATCAGCTG GTCTTACGTGTGGAGGACATACTATCTGACCTCTGCAGGAGAGAAGCtcacagaggacaggaagaagCTCCGAGA ttATGGCATCCGGAATCGGGATGAGGTTTCCTTCATCAAAAAGCTGAGGCAAAAGTGA
- the Polr3k gene encoding DNA-directed RNA polymerase III subunit RPC10, with protein MLLFCPGCGNGLIVEEGQRCHRFACNTCPYVHNITRKVTNRKYPKLKEVDDVLGGAAAWENVDSTAEPCPKCEHPRAYFMQLQTRSADEPMTTFYKCCNAQCGHRWRD; from the exons ATGCTGCTCTTCTGCCCGGGCTGCGGGAACGGGCTGATCGTGGAGGAGGGACAGCGCTGCCATCGCTTCGCCTGCAACACTTGTCCCTACGTGCACAACATCACCCGCAAG gtAACAAACCGGAAGTATCCAAAGCTGAAAGAAGTGGATGATGTGCTTGGGGGAGCAGCTGCTTGGGAGAATGTTGACTCTACTGCAG AGCCGTGTCCCAAATGCGAACATCCTCGTGCTTACTTCATGCAGCTTCAGACCCGCTCTGCAGATGAACCCATGACCACCTTCTACAAGTGCTGCAATGCTCAGTGTGGACACCGCTGGAGGGACTAG